The Gammaproteobacteria bacterium genome includes a window with the following:
- a CDS encoding HlyD family type I secretion periplasmic adaptor subunit, giving the protein MTRIFTTHELDFLPAALEIQERPPSPLGRALLWAIMAFFLIALAWSLVGHVDIVATAQGRIIPSGRVKVIQPLEIASVRAIHVSEGQKVDRGDVLIELDPTVSTADRDRLSSEYRTAALDHARLEALLRRLERHDVIQPESADPPGYSDIDTSRWPDLDPAALAVQRQRLSLRWTGFMTRLAALDADLDQRNAELAGVEAQVAKLQQTLPLITRRAGALQGLAGKKLVAETQWLALEQERIEQRQDLESHRQRCIELNAGITAVRQQRKRTVAEFTGEVYAELAEAERQAAGLAQELIKAERRTGRQTLTAPIAGIVQQLAVHTVGGVVTPAQELLRIVPQEGDLEIEAWVLNKDIGFVTEGQLAEVKVETFPFTRYGTLDAEVVDVSGDAVTDEHKGLIYAAHVLLRDTTLQVGDRRVNLTPGMAVTVELKTGTRRLIEFVLSPLLKYRDEGLRER; this is encoded by the coding sequence ATGACACGGATCTTCACGACGCATGAGCTGGATTTCCTGCCCGCCGCCCTGGAGATCCAGGAGCGTCCGCCATCCCCGCTCGGCCGTGCGCTGCTGTGGGCGATCATGGCCTTCTTCCTGATCGCATTGGCCTGGTCGCTCGTGGGCCACGTCGATATCGTCGCCACTGCGCAGGGCAGGATCATCCCCAGCGGCCGCGTCAAGGTGATCCAACCTCTGGAAATCGCCAGCGTACGCGCCATCCACGTGAGCGAGGGGCAGAAGGTTGACCGGGGCGATGTCCTGATCGAGCTCGATCCCACCGTGAGCACGGCCGACCGCGACCGGCTGAGCAGCGAGTACCGGACCGCGGCACTCGATCATGCCCGGCTGGAGGCCCTGCTCCGGCGCCTCGAACGCCACGATGTCATCCAGCCTGAATCGGCCGATCCCCCGGGGTACTCCGACATCGACACCAGCCGCTGGCCCGACCTCGATCCGGCGGCGCTGGCCGTGCAGCGACAGCGGCTGAGCCTGCGCTGGACCGGGTTCATGACCCGCCTGGCGGCCCTGGATGCCGACCTCGATCAGCGCAACGCCGAACTGGCCGGCGTCGAGGCGCAGGTCGCCAAGTTGCAGCAGACCCTGCCGCTCATCACCCGGCGCGCCGGGGCCCTGCAAGGGCTGGCCGGCAAGAAGCTCGTCGCTGAAACTCAGTGGCTGGCGCTGGAACAGGAACGCATCGAGCAGCGGCAGGATCTGGAGAGCCACCGCCAACGCTGTATCGAACTGAATGCGGGCATTACCGCGGTCCGGCAGCAGCGCAAGCGCACGGTGGCAGAGTTCACCGGTGAGGTCTACGCCGAGCTGGCCGAGGCCGAACGCCAGGCGGCCGGGCTCGCACAGGAACTCATCAAGGCCGAACGGCGCACCGGCCGCCAGACCCTGACCGCACCCATCGCCGGCATCGTCCAGCAGTTGGCCGTACACACTGTCGGTGGCGTGGTCACGCCCGCGCAGGAGCTGCTCAGGATCGTCCCGCAGGAAGGCGATCTGGAGATCGAGGCCTGGGTATTGAACAAGGATATCGGCTTCGTTACGGAAGGCCAGCTCGCCGAGGTCAAGGTCGAGACCTTCCCCTTCACCCGCTATGGGACGCTGGATGCCGAGGTCGTGGATGTCTCCGGCGATGCCGTGACCGACGAGCACAAAGGCCTGATCTACGCGGCACACGTGCTGCTGCGGGATACGACCCTGCAGGTCGGTGACCGGCGGGTGAACCTGACACCGGGCATGGCGGTGACGGTGGAGCTGAAGACGGGAACGCGGCGGCTGATCGAGTTCGTATTGAGCCCGCTGCTGAAGTACCGGGACGAGGGGTTGAGGGAGCGGTAG
- a CDS encoding type I secretion system permease/ATPase, whose protein sequence is MPHSADTERRPDTGLLSLAIIARVHGLPADAEQLRHRFGPPGEAFGTGEILRAARYLGLRAREVTTTFERLAKTPLPAVARHQDGHYFVLARVDGDKALIQDPLESRPLALPQALFEAAWSGTLILLTRRAAVGDAGAKFGFKWFLPALVKYRRLFAEVLIASFFLQLFALITPLFFQVVIDKVLVHKGLTTLDVLAFGLLVVSLFEVVLGGLRTYLFAHTANRIDVLLGAKLFGHLLALPLAYFEARRVGDSVARVRELETVRAFITGSALTVVIDLLFTVVFLAVMYYYSPLLTWIVLGAIPGYVLLSVCVTPILRARVHEKFNRGAENQAFLVESVSGIETLKAMAVEPQMQRRWEEQLAGYVHASFKAGNLNNIANQLAGFINKAVVVLILWVGARAVITGHLSVGQLIAFNMLAARVSGPVLRLVQLWQDFQQAGVSVQRLGDILDTPTEPACNQTRSSLPQLAGRITFDRVTFRYRPAGAEVLRNLTLEIPAGQVIGIVGRSGSGKSTLAKLAQRLYVPEAGRVLVDGVDLAMVDTAWLRHRVGVVLQENTLFNRSVRDNIALSDPGLPMAAIVQAATLAGAHAFILEMPQGYDTLVGEHGATLSGGQRQRLAIARALVTQPRVLILDEATSALDYESERILQQNMRAICRGRTVIIIAHRLSTVRHTDRIVVLEHGRIVEQGCHDELVKRAGQYARLWALQSGEPAMSVSG, encoded by the coding sequence ATGCCCCATTCCGCCGATACGGAACGTCGGCCAGACACTGGATTATTGAGTCTCGCCATCATCGCCCGCGTGCACGGGCTGCCGGCCGATGCCGAGCAGTTGCGGCACCGCTTCGGTCCGCCGGGTGAGGCCTTCGGGACCGGTGAGATCCTGCGCGCGGCGCGGTATCTGGGGCTGCGGGCGCGGGAGGTCACGACAACGTTCGAGCGGCTGGCAAAGACGCCGCTGCCGGCGGTGGCGCGACACCAGGATGGGCATTACTTTGTGCTGGCCAGGGTCGACGGCGACAAGGCCCTGATCCAGGACCCGCTGGAATCGCGCCCGTTGGCCCTGCCGCAGGCACTCTTCGAGGCGGCCTGGTCCGGCACCCTGATCCTGCTGACGCGCCGGGCGGCGGTGGGGGATGCCGGCGCAAAGTTTGGCTTCAAGTGGTTCCTCCCGGCGCTCGTCAAATACCGCAGGCTCTTCGCCGAAGTCCTGATCGCATCCTTCTTCCTGCAGCTGTTCGCGCTGATCACGCCGCTGTTCTTCCAGGTCGTCATCGACAAGGTGCTGGTGCACAAGGGGCTGACGACGCTCGATGTGCTGGCCTTCGGGCTGCTCGTCGTCTCCTTGTTCGAGGTGGTGCTCGGCGGGCTGCGTACCTACCTGTTCGCGCACACCGCCAATCGCATCGACGTGCTGCTCGGTGCGAAGCTGTTCGGCCATCTGCTGGCCCTGCCGCTGGCCTATTTCGAGGCACGCCGGGTCGGTGACTCGGTGGCGCGCGTGCGCGAGCTGGAGACCGTGCGCGCTTTCATCACCGGCTCGGCACTGACCGTCGTCATCGACCTGCTGTTCACGGTCGTCTTCCTCGCGGTCATGTACTACTACAGTCCGCTGCTGACCTGGATCGTACTCGGCGCGATCCCCGGGTACGTGCTGCTGTCGGTGTGCGTTACGCCGATCCTGCGCGCCCGCGTGCACGAGAAGTTCAACCGCGGCGCGGAGAATCAGGCCTTCCTGGTGGAATCGGTCAGCGGCATCGAGACCCTCAAGGCGATGGCCGTCGAGCCGCAGATGCAGCGCCGCTGGGAGGAACAGCTGGCCGGCTACGTCCATGCCAGCTTCAAGGCCGGCAATCTCAACAATATCGCCAATCAGCTTGCCGGGTTCATCAACAAGGCGGTCGTGGTTCTGATCCTGTGGGTCGGTGCCCGCGCCGTGATCACGGGGCATTTGAGTGTCGGTCAGCTCATCGCCTTCAACATGCTCGCGGCGCGCGTCAGCGGGCCGGTGCTGCGGTTGGTGCAGTTGTGGCAGGACTTCCAGCAGGCCGGTGTCTCGGTGCAGCGCCTGGGCGATATCCTCGATACGCCGACCGAACCCGCCTGCAACCAGACCCGCAGCTCGTTGCCGCAGCTCGCCGGCCGGATCACCTTCGACCGTGTCACCTTCCGCTACCGGCCCGCTGGCGCCGAGGTGTTGCGCAACCTCACGCTGGAGATCCCGGCCGGGCAGGTCATCGGCATCGTCGGGCGCTCCGGTTCCGGTAAGAGCACGCTCGCCAAACTGGCCCAGCGCCTGTACGTCCCCGAGGCCGGACGGGTGCTGGTCGACGGCGTGGACCTCGCCATGGTGGATACCGCCTGGCTGCGCCACCGCGTCGGCGTGGTGTTGCAGGAAAACACGCTGTTCAACCGCTCGGTGCGCGACAACATCGCGCTCAGTGATCCCGGCCTGCCGATGGCGGCCATCGTGCAGGCCGCGACCCTGGCCGGTGCCCATGCGTTCATCCTGGAGATGCCGCAGGGCTACGATACCCTGGTCGGTGAGCACGGCGCGACGCTGTCCGGTGGTCAGCGCCAGCGGCTGGCCATCGCCCGCGCACTCGTCACCCAGCCGCGCGTGCTCATCCTGGACGAGGCCACCAGCGCGCTCGACTACGAGTCCGAGCGCATCCTTCAGCAGAATATGCGCGCGATCTGCCGGGGACGGACCGTGATCATCATCGCCCACCGCCTGTCCACGGTGCGCCATACCGATCGCATCGTGGTGCTCGAACACGGCCGGATCGTCGAGCAGGGTTGCCACGACGAGTTGGTGAAGCGGGCCGGACAGTATGCCCGCCTGTGGGCGCTGCAGTCGGGGGAGCCCGCCATGTCGGTGTCGGGCTGA